In Streptomyces sp. NBC_00306, a single genomic region encodes these proteins:
- a CDS encoding Na+/H+ antiporter has translation MDQLALVLALLLGAVVTVPLGDKFDLPAPVLMTLAGIALAFIPFVPNVEIPPDFILPLVLPPLLYATVQRTSWRQFAANVRPIMLLAVALVFVTMAAVAAVATTLVPGLPLAAAVALGALVAPPDPVAATAVAGRLGLPRRLVSILEGEGLFNDVTAIVLYHVAIAAAVTGTFSWPEAAGELVLSAVVAVAVGLALGWLSNKLMSYLGDATLQIGLSLLVPFASYVLAEELHGSGVLAVLTTALFLAEHTADADDVTGRLAGNTFWDIVDTLVTGVAFGLIGLELHNVFGTAEGQLWEMLGWGVAISAVVVGVRLFYLLPATWLAKRLHDKRDLDEEIPVGWRETVVMWWAGMRGVATVALALAIPLTTDSGEAFPGRDQIIFIAFSVIISTLVFQGLTLPWLVKRLGVQSDSDAERELEHGLALRAAKAAKHRLREIEDSEELPEEISERLLRRAYEIGARISPDIVEDERREWYTKRLDRLKMVQRIQREMMSAARHEVLSARNEPGADPEIVDRVLRHLDVRSLR, from the coding sequence GTGGACCAACTGGCGCTGGTACTCGCGCTGTTGCTCGGGGCCGTGGTGACCGTACCGCTGGGGGACAAGTTCGATCTTCCGGCGCCCGTGCTGATGACGCTGGCGGGCATCGCGCTGGCCTTCATCCCGTTCGTGCCCAACGTCGAGATCCCGCCCGACTTCATCCTGCCGCTGGTGCTGCCGCCGCTCCTCTACGCGACGGTGCAGCGCACCTCCTGGCGTCAGTTCGCTGCCAACGTCCGGCCGATCATGCTGCTCGCCGTGGCCCTGGTGTTCGTGACGATGGCCGCCGTCGCGGCCGTCGCGACCACACTCGTCCCCGGGCTGCCCCTCGCCGCGGCCGTGGCGCTCGGCGCGCTGGTCGCCCCGCCCGATCCGGTCGCCGCCACCGCGGTCGCCGGCCGGCTGGGGCTGCCCCGCCGTCTGGTGTCCATCCTGGAGGGCGAGGGACTGTTCAACGACGTCACCGCGATCGTGCTCTACCACGTGGCGATCGCCGCCGCGGTCACCGGAACGTTCTCCTGGCCCGAGGCCGCTGGGGAGCTCGTCCTGTCCGCCGTCGTCGCGGTCGCGGTCGGGCTCGCGCTCGGCTGGCTCTCCAACAAGCTGATGAGCTACCTCGGCGACGCCACGCTCCAGATCGGTCTGTCGCTGCTGGTGCCCTTCGCGAGTTACGTACTCGCCGAGGAACTGCACGGCTCCGGCGTCCTCGCGGTCCTCACGACGGCGCTGTTCCTCGCCGAGCACACGGCGGACGCCGACGACGTGACCGGCCGGCTGGCCGGCAACACCTTCTGGGACATCGTCGACACCCTGGTGACCGGCGTCGCCTTCGGTCTGATCGGCCTGGAGCTGCACAACGTCTTCGGCACGGCCGAGGGGCAGCTGTGGGAGATGCTCGGCTGGGGCGTCGCGATCAGCGCGGTCGTCGTGGGCGTACGCCTGTTCTATCTGCTGCCGGCGACCTGGCTGGCCAAGCGCCTCCACGACAAACGCGACCTCGACGAGGAGATCCCCGTCGGCTGGCGCGAGACCGTCGTCATGTGGTGGGCCGGGATGCGGGGCGTGGCGACCGTCGCGCTGGCGCTCGCCATCCCGCTCACCACGGACAGCGGCGAGGCCTTCCCCGGTCGGGACCAGATCATCTTCATCGCGTTCTCGGTGATCATCTCCACCCTCGTGTTCCAGGGGCTCACCCTGCCCTGGCTGGTCAAGCGCCTCGGGGTGCAGTCCGACTCGGACGCCGAGCGGGAACTGGAGCACGGGCTCGCCCTGCGCGCCGCCAAGGCGGCCAAGCACCGGCTGCGCGAGATCGAGGACAGCGAGGAGCTGCCGGAGGAGATCAGCGAGCGGCTGCTGCGCAGGGCCTACGAGATCGGGGCACGGATCAGCCCCGACATCGTCGAGGACGAGCGGCGCGAGTGGTACACCAAGCGGCTCGACCGGCTGAAGATGGTCCAGCGCATCCAGCGGGAGATGATGTCGGCGGCCCGCCACGAAGTGCTGTCGGCGCGCAACGAACCGGGAGCCGATCCCGAGATCGTCGACCGGGTGCTGCGCCACCTGGATGTACGCAGCCTCCGCTGA
- the lspA gene encoding signal peptidase II, with product MAEAERIIGTPDSAGADEAAAPAEPPRRGRKIAVLFGVAVVAYLLDLVTKMIVVAKLEHHEPIEVIGDLLKFEAVRNAGAAFGIGEAFTVIFTVIAAAVIIVIARLARKLYSMPWAIALGLLLGGALGNLTDRIFRSPGVFKGAVVDFIAPAHFAVFNLADSAIVCGGILIVILSFRGLDPDGTVHKD from the coding sequence GTGGCAGAGGCGGAGCGCATCATCGGTACGCCGGATTCAGCAGGAGCCGACGAAGCTGCGGCGCCCGCCGAGCCGCCCCGGCGCGGGCGGAAGATCGCCGTGCTCTTCGGTGTGGCCGTGGTGGCGTATCTGCTCGACCTCGTCACCAAGATGATCGTGGTGGCGAAGCTCGAGCACCACGAGCCGATCGAGGTCATCGGTGATCTGCTGAAGTTCGAGGCGGTACGGAACGCGGGCGCGGCCTTCGGTATCGGCGAGGCCTTCACCGTGATCTTCACCGTCATCGCGGCCGCGGTGATCATCGTGATCGCCCGGCTGGCGCGCAAGCTCTACAGCATGCCCTGGGCCATCGCCCTCGGCCTGCTGCTCGGTGGTGCGCTCGGCAATCTCACCGACCGGATCTTCCGCTCTCCCGGCGTCTTCAAGGGTGCGGTCGTGGACTTCATCGCGCCCGCACACTTCGCCGTCTTCAACCTCGCCGACTCCGCGATCGTCTGCGGCGGCATCCTCATCGTGATCCTCTCCTTCCGGGGGCTGGACCCCGACGGGACCGTCCACAAGGACTGA
- a CDS encoding alkaline phosphatase D family protein produces MTSRTPSTPSRRTVVKAAAATAVVAAPAIAVAASASASAATAALAPAFLHGLASGDPLPDGVLLWTRITPTPESLPGSGKGPDTAVGWEVAEDSAFTKVVARGTTTSTAETDHTVKADVRGLRPATVYWFRFTAGTTVSAVGRTRTAPATEAATSGVRFGVVSCANWEAGYFSAYRHLAARADLDAILHLGDYIYEYAAGGYPDAEHGVRQHSPRHEILTLADYRLRHATYKTDPDLQALHAAHPVVAIWDDHEIANDAWSGGAENHTPGTEGDYAARAAAARRAYFEWMPVRASTEGTVYRRLRFGKLADLHLLDLRSFRSQQSSIGNGGVDDPDRTITGRAQLDWLKAGLAGSDAAWKLVGTSVMISPVAFGALPAHLLEPIAELLGLPKGGLAVNVDQWDGYTDDRRELLAHLTQRGIKNTVFLTGDIHMAWANDVPVKAATYPLSQSAATEFVVTSVTSDNLDDILHVAPGTVSVVAQAAVRAANRHVKWLDMDSHGYGVLDVTAERSQMDYYVLSDKKKREATATWARSYRTLNGTQKVERVNQPVR; encoded by the coding sequence GTGACCAGTCGAACCCCGTCAACTCCCAGCCGCCGCACGGTCGTCAAGGCCGCTGCCGCCACTGCTGTCGTCGCTGCGCCCGCCATAGCGGTCGCCGCCTCCGCCTCCGCCTCCGCGGCCACCGCCGCGCTTGCGCCGGCCTTCCTGCACGGCCTCGCCTCCGGTGACCCCCTGCCCGACGGCGTACTGCTGTGGACACGTATCACCCCCACGCCGGAGTCCCTCCCGGGCTCGGGCAAGGGCCCCGACACCGCGGTCGGTTGGGAGGTCGCGGAGGACAGCGCCTTCACCAAGGTCGTCGCCCGTGGCACCACCACATCGACGGCCGAGACGGACCACACCGTCAAGGCGGACGTCAGGGGCCTGCGCCCGGCGACCGTCTACTGGTTCCGTTTCACCGCCGGCACCACCGTGTCCGCCGTGGGCCGCACCCGTACCGCTCCGGCAACCGAGGCCGCCACGTCCGGGGTGCGCTTCGGCGTGGTCTCCTGCGCCAACTGGGAGGCCGGCTACTTCTCCGCCTACCGGCACCTGGCCGCCCGCGCCGACCTGGACGCGATTCTCCATCTCGGCGACTACATCTACGAGTACGCGGCGGGCGGTTACCCGGACGCGGAGCACGGCGTACGGCAGCACTCCCCCCGGCACGAGATCCTCACGCTCGCCGACTACCGGCTGCGCCACGCCACCTACAAGACGGACCCGGACCTCCAGGCGCTGCACGCCGCGCACCCCGTGGTCGCGATCTGGGACGACCACGAGATCGCCAACGACGCCTGGTCCGGCGGCGCCGAGAACCACACCCCGGGTACCGAGGGGGACTACGCGGCCCGTGCGGCCGCCGCCCGGCGGGCGTACTTCGAGTGGATGCCCGTGCGCGCCTCCACCGAGGGCACGGTCTACCGCAGGCTCCGCTTCGGCAAGCTGGCGGATCTGCATCTGCTGGATCTGCGGTCCTTCCGCTCGCAGCAGTCGTCGATCGGCAACGGCGGTGTGGACGACCCGGACCGCACCATCACCGGCCGTGCCCAGCTGGACTGGCTCAAGGCCGGACTGGCCGGCTCCGACGCCGCGTGGAAGCTGGTCGGCACCTCGGTGATGATCTCGCCGGTCGCCTTCGGAGCGCTGCCGGCCCATCTGCTGGAGCCCATCGCGGAGTTGCTCGGTCTGCCCAAGGGCGGCCTGGCGGTCAACGTCGACCAGTGGGACGGCTACACCGACGACCGCCGGGAGCTGCTGGCGCACCTCACGCAGCGCGGGATCAAGAACACCGTCTTCCTCACCGGTGACATCCACATGGCTTGGGCCAACGACGTTCCGGTCAAGGCCGCGACATACCCGCTGTCCCAGTCCGCCGCGACCGAGTTCGTCGTGACGTCGGTGACCTCGGACAACCTGGACGACATCCTCCATGTCGCACCGGGGACGGTCTCCGTCGTCGCGCAGGCGGCGGTCAGGGCCGCCAACCGCCATGTGAAGTGGCTGGACATGGACAGCCACGGCTACGGCGTCCTCGACGTGACGGCCGAGCGTTCACAGATGGACTACTACGTGCTGTCCGACAAGAAGAAGCGCGAGGCGACCGCCACCTGGGCCCGGTCGTACCGGACGCTGAACGGCACGCAGAAGGTCGAGCGGGTGAACCAGCCGGTGCGCTGA
- a CDS encoding mechanosensitive ion channel family protein → MENVLRPLIVIGGSVVLTLFVGWLVDLLLRREDTRHTETPLWGLLRRCRLPLQVVLCTAMLRATYRQAQIESIREHHRGIGQVLTLVLIGASAWLVVRIATAVVESTYTRYAAATRDPARVRRVRTQVTLIQRVVIAVVGVVAFAAMLLTFPAMRAVGTSMLASAGVLGIVAGVAAQSTLGNLFAGLQIAFGDMVRIGDTVVVDGEWGTVEEITLTFLAVRTWDERRITMPVSYFTSKPFENWSRGGVQMTGTVFFHLDHSTPVPEMRDKLRDVLRECPAWDGRDWSLAVTDTTPSTIQVRAVMTAKDADDIWTVRCAVREQLIAWLSDQHPYALPRIATAHAVEREEKPAELTQDQIAPEEGTPRTGRG, encoded by the coding sequence ATGGAGAACGTGCTGCGCCCGTTGATCGTCATCGGTGGCTCGGTCGTCCTCACGCTGTTCGTGGGATGGCTGGTCGACCTGCTGCTGCGCCGAGAGGACACCCGCCACACCGAGACCCCGCTGTGGGGTCTGCTGCGCCGGTGCCGCCTGCCGCTGCAGGTCGTCCTGTGCACGGCGATGCTGAGAGCCACCTACCGCCAGGCGCAGATCGAGAGCATCCGCGAACACCACCGGGGCATCGGCCAGGTGCTGACCCTGGTGCTGATCGGCGCCTCCGCCTGGCTCGTCGTGCGGATCGCGACGGCCGTCGTCGAGTCCACCTACACCCGTTACGCCGCGGCCACCCGCGACCCGGCCCGGGTGCGCAGGGTGCGCACCCAGGTGACCCTCATCCAGCGGGTCGTCATCGCCGTCGTCGGCGTGGTGGCCTTCGCGGCGATGCTGCTGACCTTCCCCGCCATGCGCGCCGTCGGGACTTCGATGCTGGCGTCCGCCGGTGTCCTCGGCATCGTCGCCGGTGTGGCCGCCCAGTCGACGCTGGGCAACCTCTTCGCGGGACTCCAGATCGCGTTCGGCGACATGGTGCGCATCGGCGACACCGTGGTGGTGGACGGCGAGTGGGGAACGGTCGAGGAGATCACGCTCACCTTCCTCGCCGTACGGACCTGGGACGAGCGCCGGATCACCATGCCTGTGTCGTACTTCACCAGCAAGCCGTTCGAGAACTGGTCCCGCGGCGGTGTGCAGATGACCGGCACCGTCTTCTTCCATCTCGACCACTCCACACCGGTGCCGGAGATGCGCGACAAGCTCCGTGACGTCCTGCGCGAGTGCCCGGCCTGGGACGGCCGCGACTGGTCGCTCGCCGTCACGGACACCACGCCCTCGACGATCCAGGTACGCGCGGTAATGACGGCGAAGGACGCGGACGACATCTGGACCGTCCGGTGCGCGGTGCGCGAGCAGCTGATCGCCTGGCTGTCAGACCAGCATCCGTACGCGCTGCCGCGGATCGCCACCGCCCACGCCGTGGAGCGGGAGGAGAAGCCGGCCGAGCTCACCCAGGACCAGATCGCGCCGGAGGAGGGCACTCCACGGACCGGCCGCGGCTGA
- a CDS encoding serine/threonine-protein kinase, with product MHAPGDVIDGRFELIEPLGSGGMGTVWRARDTVLHREVALKAVRSEAGTSGAVRERVLREARALARLSHPHVVTIHHIVDGEPHPWIVMELVRGTTLQDRLGRGPLAPVEAARIGRQVLSALRAAHAAGIQHRDVKPANVLLRDGPGGGAVLTDFGIAALQGSASLTATGELIGSPEYIAPERIRGRDDDPASDLWSLGLVLYVSVEGLSPLRRGTTLATLAAVLDEDVPPPVRSGPLAPVLGALLVRDPAGRPDARQLDAMLAQVESGMLPHWAGPTMTATAPPPVMPGPVPPVPTQLDSPRPTVPQPPPLPDRRSGKPRGAVVAAVIAVAVAITAATALVLVLRDLGKDEAGGRGGPTGSAVSTPAATTSDPRPTPSPSPTRSPSSTPTPTPTPTPSSPDESSDPPRPPATGGWIAQLYSEPLGSGTAARDVRLAKVRATVPEAVFVRSDDYASLRPGFWVIYAPGPFADGRAALAFCAERGRTSPSTCIGRYLSTSSADYGLQCRPTAAGASGRCTRP from the coding sequence ATGCATGCGCCGGGGGACGTGATCGACGGGCGGTTCGAGCTGATCGAACCGCTGGGCAGTGGCGGTATGGGCACGGTGTGGCGGGCTCGCGACACCGTGCTCCACCGCGAAGTCGCCCTGAAGGCGGTGCGGTCGGAGGCCGGGACGTCCGGCGCCGTGCGGGAGCGGGTGCTCCGCGAGGCCCGGGCACTCGCCCGGCTCAGCCACCCCCACGTGGTGACGATCCATCACATCGTGGACGGCGAACCGCATCCGTGGATCGTGATGGAGCTGGTGCGGGGCACCACGCTCCAGGACCGGCTCGGCCGTGGACCCCTCGCACCCGTGGAGGCGGCACGTATCGGCCGTCAGGTGCTCTCGGCGCTGCGCGCCGCCCACGCGGCCGGCATTCAGCACCGCGATGTGAAGCCCGCCAATGTGCTGCTGCGGGACGGTCCCGGGGGCGGGGCCGTGCTCACCGACTTCGGTATCGCCGCCCTCCAGGGCTCGGCCTCGCTCACGGCCACCGGTGAACTCATCGGCTCCCCCGAGTACATCGCCCCCGAGCGCATCCGCGGCCGGGACGACGACCCGGCCTCCGACCTCTGGTCGCTGGGGCTCGTGCTCTATGTGTCCGTCGAGGGGCTGAGCCCACTGCGCCGGGGGACGACCCTGGCCACGCTCGCCGCCGTGCTGGACGAGGACGTACCGCCGCCGGTGCGCTCCGGTCCGCTCGCACCGGTGCTGGGGGCACTGCTCGTTCGCGACCCGGCGGGCCGCCCCGACGCGCGGCAACTGGACGCGATGCTGGCGCAGGTGGAGTCCGGCATGCTGCCGCACTGGGCCGGCCCGACCATGACGGCGACCGCTCCTCCCCCGGTGATGCCGGGCCCGGTGCCCCCCGTCCCCACCCAGCTGGACAGTCCCAGGCCGACGGTCCCGCAGCCCCCGCCGTTGCCGGACCGGCGAAGCGGCAAGCCACGCGGGGCCGTTGTCGCCGCCGTGATCGCGGTGGCGGTGGCGATCACCGCGGCGACCGCTCTGGTGCTCGTCCTGCGGGACCTGGGCAAGGACGAGGCAGGCGGCCGGGGCGGCCCGACCGGGTCCGCCGTCTCGACGCCGGCAGCGACGACGAGCGATCCACGGCCCACGCCGAGCCCCAGCCCCACCCGGTCACCGTCATCCACGCCGACGCCCACACCCACACCGACACCGAGCAGCCCCGACGAGTCCTCGGACCCGCCCCGTCCGCCGGCCACCGGCGGCTGGATCGCCCAGCTCTACTCCGAGCCCCTCGGCTCCGGCACCGCCGCACGTGACGTACGCCTCGCGAAGGTCCGCGCCACCGTGCCCGAGGCCGTCTTCGTCCGCAGCGACGACTACGCCTCGCTGCGCCCGGGGTTCTGGGTCATCTACGCACCCGGCCCCTTCGCGGACGGCCGGGCGGCGCTGGCGTTCTGCGCCGAACGCGGCAGGACGTCGCCGAGCACCTGCATCGGGCGCTATCTGAGCACGAGTTCGGCCGACTACGGCCTCCAGTGCCGCCCCACGGCGGCCGGAGCCTCGGGCCGCTGCACCCGGCCCTGA
- a CDS encoding GNAT family N-acetyltransferase, protein MTTGFQVRVADGPADREACFAVRKDVFVVEQRVPADIEYDSFDEIGTGTVHVLATADDGTPLGTGRLLHGPAAADRTGGDTSVGSLGRLAVTPAARGLGVGVALVHAIEDAARELGLVAVDLHSQTHALGFYERLGYVAYGEEFWDAGIGHRAMRRPL, encoded by the coding sequence ATGACGACCGGGTTCCAGGTGCGGGTCGCCGACGGGCCCGCCGACCGTGAGGCCTGCTTCGCGGTCCGCAAGGACGTGTTCGTCGTCGAGCAGCGGGTCCCCGCCGACATCGAGTACGACAGCTTCGACGAGATCGGCACCGGCACCGTGCATGTGCTGGCCACGGCCGACGACGGGACCCCGCTCGGCACCGGCCGGCTGCTGCACGGGCCGGCCGCCGCGGACAGGACCGGCGGCGACACGTCGGTCGGCTCGCTGGGCCGGCTCGCGGTGACACCCGCGGCCCGGGGCCTGGGCGTCGGGGTGGCGCTGGTGCACGCCATCGAGGACGCGGCGCGAGAGCTCGGCCTCGTGGCGGTGGACCTGCATTCCCAGACGCACGCGCTCGGTTTCTACGAGCGGCTGGGGTATGTGGCGTACGGCGAGGAGTTCTGGGACGCGGGGATAGGCCACCGGGCGATGCGCCGCCCGCTGTAG
- a CDS encoding TraR/DksA family transcriptional regulator, giving the protein MVAKKTAERKPASSRSTAAEAAAKGGSGKKSTVMNQAAAPEDKATAKRTTAKKATGKKTANANRTAVKTANAKKAAAGKSAGADKSAPAKKASATKRAAAAEAAAGKTSATKTAGGRTAARKTAADKAKAVKETAAAPAAKAPVKKAPAKKAMAAKAAKKAAPAAKGAAEAAQQTGARTVRAKKTAAGAGNSATAVPGAPVTAAPGELAVRAGEDPWTPDEVAEARAELEGEVVRLNAELTTSEAALAGLMRDSGDGAGDDDADTGSKNITREHELALAANAREMLEQTERALQRLDAGTYGLCENCGNPIGKARMQAFPRATLCVECKQKQERRV; this is encoded by the coding sequence ATGGTGGCGAAGAAGACTGCCGAGAGGAAACCGGCGTCCAGCAGATCCACCGCCGCTGAGGCGGCGGCCAAGGGCGGGAGCGGGAAGAAGAGCACCGTCATGAACCAGGCTGCGGCACCCGAGGACAAGGCCACGGCGAAGAGGACGACCGCGAAGAAGGCGACCGGGAAGAAGACGGCGAACGCGAACAGGACGGCCGTGAAGACGGCGAACGCGAAGAAGGCGGCGGCCGGGAAATCGGCCGGGGCGGACAAGAGCGCCCCCGCCAAGAAGGCTTCCGCCACGAAGAGGGCGGCTGCCGCTGAGGCAGCGGCCGGGAAGACGTCCGCCACGAAGACGGCGGGCGGCAGGACCGCGGCGAGGAAGACCGCCGCGGACAAGGCGAAGGCCGTGAAGGAGACGGCCGCCGCACCGGCGGCGAAGGCGCCGGTGAAGAAGGCACCTGCGAAGAAGGCCATGGCCGCGAAGGCCGCGAAGAAGGCCGCACCGGCGGCCAAGGGGGCGGCCGAGGCCGCACAGCAGACAGGAGCCAGGACGGTGCGAGCGAAGAAGACCGCGGCGGGAGCCGGCAACAGTGCCACGGCGGTGCCCGGGGCACCCGTGACGGCCGCGCCCGGAGAGCTGGCCGTACGGGCCGGCGAGGACCCGTGGACGCCGGATGAGGTCGCCGAGGCGCGGGCCGAGCTGGAGGGCGAGGTGGTCCGGCTGAACGCCGAGCTGACCACGTCCGAGGCGGCGCTGGCGGGTCTCATGCGGGACTCCGGGGACGGCGCCGGTGACGACGACGCCGACACCGGGAGCAAGAACATCACGCGCGAGCACGAGCTGGCGCTCGCCGCCAACGCCCGGGAGATGCTGGAACAGACCGAGCGCGCGCTCCAGCGGCTCGACGCCGGCACCTACGGTCTCTGCGAGAACTGCGGCAACCCCATCGGCAAGGCCCGCATGCAGGCGTTCCCGCGCGCGACCCTGTGCGTGGAGTGCAAGCAGAAGCAGGAACGGCGGGTCTGA
- a CDS encoding SDR family NAD(P)-dependent oxidoreductase, whose protein sequence is MARTVVISGGGTGIGFAAAEAFAADGEQVVLLGRREEVLARAAEQIPGARYCAVDLSEPRGAREAAEFTEREYGTVDVLVHSAGGNGRLEQRSAYDGDPLEAVARDWTVNFRLNTLTAALLTEATRGHLATPGGRVLFLSSIAAYRGSGLAPYAAAKAALHPYAFKLARELGPRGITVNVVAPGFVEETEFFGGGGFPEERRSALVAETATGRIGHPGDVAQTLRWLASSAAGHITAQVIQVNGGAERGH, encoded by the coding sequence ATGGCGCGCACCGTGGTGATCAGTGGCGGCGGGACGGGAATCGGATTCGCGGCGGCGGAGGCTTTCGCCGCCGACGGGGAGCAGGTGGTGCTGCTCGGGCGGCGCGAGGAGGTCCTCGCGCGGGCGGCCGAGCAGATCCCCGGCGCCCGCTACTGCGCGGTCGACCTCAGCGAACCGCGCGGCGCCCGGGAGGCCGCGGAGTTCACGGAGCGCGAGTACGGGACCGTCGACGTCCTCGTGCACAGCGCGGGCGGCAACGGACGTCTGGAGCAGCGTTCCGCGTACGACGGCGACCCGCTGGAGGCTGTCGCCCGCGACTGGACGGTGAACTTCCGGCTCAACACCCTCACGGCCGCCCTGCTCACCGAGGCCACCCGCGGCCATCTGGCCACCCCTGGGGGCCGGGTGCTGTTCCTCAGCTCGATCGCGGCGTACCGGGGGTCCGGCCTCGCGCCGTACGCGGCGGCCAAGGCCGCGCTGCATCCGTACGCCTTCAAGCTCGCCCGCGAACTGGGACCGCGCGGGATCACGGTCAACGTCGTCGCACCGGGGTTCGTCGAGGAGACCGAGTTCTTCGGTGGCGGCGGCTTCCCCGAGGAGCGCCGGAGCGCCCTGGTCGCGGAGACCGCGACCGGGCGCATCGGCCACCCCGGCGATGTGGCGCAGACCCTGCGCTGGCTCGCCTCGTCGGCGGCCGGCCACATCACGGCCCAGGTCATCCAGGTCAACGGCGGCGCCGAGCGCGGGCACTGA
- a CDS encoding RluA family pseudouridine synthase, translating to MSTLPEIRTLPVPDGLEGERVDAAISRMFGFSRTKAAELAAAGKVQVDGSVVGKSERVHGGAWLEVEMPQAPAPVQIVAEPVEGMEIVHDDDDIVVIMKPVGVAAHPSPGWTGTTVIGGLAAAGYRISTSGAAERQGIVHRLDVGTSGLMVVAKSERAYTLLKQQFRERTVDKRYHALVQGHPDPMSGTIDAPIGRHPNHDYKWAVTAEGKPSVTHYDLMEAFRAASLLDIKLETGRTHQIRVHMAAHRHPCVGDLTYGADPTMAKRLGLTRQWLHAVRLGFEHPADGQWVEFESTYPDDLQQALDKIAAESA from the coding sequence GTGAGTACGCTTCCCGAGATCCGCACCCTGCCCGTACCCGATGGCCTCGAGGGCGAGCGCGTCGACGCCGCCATCTCCCGGATGTTCGGGTTTTCCCGCACCAAGGCGGCCGAGCTCGCCGCTGCCGGAAAGGTGCAGGTCGACGGCTCGGTGGTGGGCAAGTCCGAGCGGGTGCACGGCGGGGCGTGGCTCGAGGTGGAGATGCCGCAGGCGCCCGCGCCCGTGCAGATCGTGGCCGAACCGGTCGAGGGCATGGAGATCGTCCACGACGACGACGACATCGTCGTGATCATGAAGCCCGTCGGTGTCGCCGCCCACCCGAGCCCCGGCTGGACCGGGACGACCGTGATCGGCGGTCTCGCGGCCGCCGGCTACCGGATCTCGACCTCCGGCGCCGCCGAGCGCCAGGGCATCGTGCACCGGCTGGACGTCGGCACCTCCGGACTGATGGTCGTCGCCAAGTCGGAGCGCGCGTACACCCTGCTCAAGCAGCAGTTCCGGGAGCGGACCGTGGACAAGCGCTACCACGCGCTGGTGCAGGGACACCCGGACCCGATGAGCGGGACCATCGACGCTCCCATCGGGCGCCACCCGAACCACGACTACAAGTGGGCGGTGACGGCGGAGGGCAAGCCGTCGGTGACGCACTATGACCTGATGGAGGCCTTCCGGGCCGCCTCCCTGCTCGACATCAAGCTGGAGACCGGGCGTACGCACCAGATCCGGGTGCACATGGCCGCCCACCGGCACCCGTGCGTGGGCGACCTGACCTACGGCGCCGACCCCACGATGGCCAAGCGCCTCGGGCTGACCCGGCAGTGGCTGCACGCCGTGCGCCTGGGCTTCGAGCACCCCGCCGACGGGCAGTGGGTGGAGTTCGAGAGCACCTACCCCGACGACCTCCAGCAGGCCCTCGACAAGATCGCGGCGGAGAGCGCATGA
- a CDS encoding DsbA family protein, which translates to MSARNSQANKAAARERLRQERERQAKKDKTRRQLIVIGSTIVVLAIAGGAGYAVMQANKPDHWESVKDEKTVTAPKNTEGTNGTTVVIGKPAAKKTLELYEDSRCPVCASFEQAVGETVAKDVADGTYKLKYVGATFIDNADQGEGSKNALSALGAALNVSPDAFTAYKAALYSAKFHPEESQDKFAKDSYLLEIADSVPALKSNAEFKKNVEDGTFDAWAMKMSATFDKSGVGGTPTLKMDGKKITAEGTDNPPMTVEQYRTSLDKVLKG; encoded by the coding sequence ATGAGTGCACGTAACAGCCAGGCCAACAAGGCGGCGGCCCGCGAGCGGCTGCGCCAGGAGCGCGAGCGCCAGGCCAAGAAGGACAAGACCCGCCGACAGCTCATCGTCATCGGCTCGACGATCGTGGTCCTCGCGATCGCGGGCGGCGCCGGGTACGCCGTGATGCAGGCCAACAAGCCGGATCACTGGGAGTCGGTGAAGGACGAGAAGACCGTCACCGCGCCCAAGAACACCGAGGGCACGAACGGCACGACCGTGGTCATCGGCAAGCCGGCCGCGAAGAAGACGCTGGAGCTGTACGAGGACTCCCGCTGCCCGGTCTGCGCGAGCTTCGAGCAGGCGGTCGGCGAGACGGTCGCCAAGGACGTCGCCGACGGCACGTACAAGCTCAAGTACGTCGGCGCCACCTTCATCGACAACGCCGACCAGGGCGAGGGTTCCAAGAACGCGCTGAGCGCGCTCGGCGCCGCGCTCAATGTGAGCCCCGACGCCTTCACGGCGTACAAGGCCGCTCTGTACTCGGCGAAGTTCCACCCCGAGGAGAGCCAGGACAAGTTCGCCAAGGACTCCTACCTCCTGGAGATCGCCGACTCCGTCCCGGCGCTCAAGTCCAACGCCGAGTTCAAGAAGAACGTCGAGGACGGGACGTTCGACGCGTGGGCGATGAAGATGTCCGCGACGTTCGACAAGAGCGGTGTCGGCGGTACGCCGACGCTGAAGATGGACGGCAAGAAGATCACGGCGGAGGGCACCGACAACCCGCCGATGACCGTGGAGCAGTACCGGACCTCGCTCGACAAGGTGCTGAAGGGCTGA